The following coding sequences lie in one Anolis carolinensis isolate JA03-04 unplaced genomic scaffold, rAnoCar3.1.pri scaffold_11, whole genome shotgun sequence genomic window:
- the ramac gene encoding RNA guanine-N7 methyltransferase activating subunit — translation MASTTEAPQYTSEDEENQKDVQPPEDPPPAIEDSLSREPCVSEILQKYEKLFAHRFTAEDEEYQKYVKRPADQPPIIQDWRSRSGGNQRYRDRYRDNRQFKGREDRYDRQGGYRSNQWQDRGWGNNYSQRRQGQMSFSQHGRQSHYGYGSYSQGYY, via the exons ATGGCTTCCACCACAGAGGCTCCTCAATATACTTCAGAAGACGAGGAAAACCAGAAGGATGTCCAGCCGCCTGAAGACCCACCTCCTGCAATCGAAGATAGCCTGAGCAGAGAACCCTGCGTTTCTGAGATTCTCCAAAAATATGAAAAGTTGTTTGCACATCGATTTACAGCAGAGGATGAAGAATATCAGAAATACGTCAAGCGTCCCGCAGACCAACCTCCTATAATACAAGACTGGAGAAGCAGATCGGGTGGAAACCAGCGATACAGAGATCG ATACAGAGACAACCGACAGTTTAAAGGCAGAGAAGACCGATACGACCGGCAAGGAGGCTACAGGTCCAACCAGTGGCAAGACAGAGGCTGGGGGAACAACTATTCCCAGCGCCGTCAAGGACAAATGTCCTTCTCTCAACATGGACGGCAGTCCCATTATGGCTATGGTTCATACTCCCAGGGCTATTACTAG